The Euleptes europaea isolate rEulEur1 chromosome 2, rEulEur1.hap1, whole genome shotgun sequence genome has a segment encoding these proteins:
- the RGS21 gene encoding regulator of G-protein signaling 21, whose protein sequence is MPVKCCFHRSAPRETMAWMESVDTLLANKDGLAAFRTFLKSEFSEENIEFWLACEDFKKTKSAAKIASKAQKIYSDFIQADAPKEINIDFSTRDQISQNISEPSLQCFDDAQRLIYCLMAKDCFPRFLKSEAYKELANKQQNGNQKRWLPFL, encoded by the exons ATGCCGGTGAA ATGTTGTTTCCACAGGTCGGCCCCTAGGGAAACAATGGCGTGGATGGAATCTGTGGATACACTACTAGCTAATAAAG ACGGTCTGGCTGCCTTCAGGACCTTCCTGAAATCAGAGTTCAGCGAGGAAAACATTGAATTCTGGCTGGCCTGCGAGGACTTCAAGAAAACAAAGTCAGCGGCTAAAATTGCCTCAAAGGCTCAAAAGATTTATTCAGATTTTATCCAGGCAGATGCTCCAAAGGAG ATAAACATCGACTTCAGTACCAGAGACCAGATCAGCCAGAATATTTCTGAACCTAGTCTCCAGTGTTTTGATGATGCTCAGAGATTAATCTACTGTCTCATGGCTAAGGACTGCTTCCCGAGGTTTCTGAAATCAGAAGCTTATAAAGAATTGGCAAACAAGCAACAGAATGGAAACCAAAAAAGATGGTTGCCATTTTTGTAA